A region from the Mucilaginibacter sp. CSA2-8R genome encodes:
- the dacB gene encoding D-alanyl-D-alanine carboxypeptidase/D-alanyl-D-alanine-endopeptidase — MNRTQLYNIRTHIIKNTLWAGLLLGSVAAHAQTLKQNLQTAMSRLQQDSQCRYATVSLTVLDAVTGEAVFASNPDVGLAPASTLKTLTSITAFNLLGADFKFQTQFGYIGTIDANGVLTGDVIIKGGGDPTLGSWRWANTKESYVLNQMITALKQAGIKQINGHVIGDDSLFDTQAIPDGWIWQDLGNYYGAGASALCWRENIFDIKYETGSVGSPVKILRTVPAMPYFNFTSEVTTSAAGSGDHSYAYLPVGNKSMYIRGAYAIDKAKKSISVALPDPAYDAAFRLTDTLKRLGIAVSQEPESLITLNAKGSPMPAIANTLTVLYSPNLSQVVYWLNKESINLYAEQLLKTMALRAGKKVSTHAGVETVQNFWKVRGIDPNAIHMYDGSGLSPGDRITTNALAHILQTAVNQPWYNSFYESLPLYNNMHMKSGTIADVVAYAGYQTHNGQRLCFSAIINNYNGSTTAVRQKLFKVLDELK, encoded by the coding sequence TTGAACAGAACACAGCTTTATAACATCCGGACACACATCATTAAAAACACGTTATGGGCCGGCTTGCTTTTAGGCAGCGTAGCTGCCCATGCACAAACGCTTAAGCAAAACCTGCAAACGGCCATGAGCCGGCTGCAGCAAGACAGCCAGTGCCGGTATGCTACGGTATCACTAACGGTACTGGATGCCGTCACCGGCGAAGCCGTTTTTGCTTCAAACCCGGATGTGGGCCTTGCGCCGGCATCTACCTTAAAAACGCTCACTTCTATTACTGCCTTTAATTTATTAGGGGCCGATTTTAAGTTTCAAACGCAGTTTGGATATATAGGCACGATAGACGCGAATGGCGTACTCACTGGTGATGTCATCATTAAAGGCGGCGGCGACCCTACCTTGGGCAGTTGGCGCTGGGCAAACACTAAGGAGAGCTACGTTCTTAACCAAATGATAACTGCCTTAAAGCAGGCAGGCATTAAACAAATTAACGGACACGTTATTGGTGATGATTCTCTGTTTGACACCCAGGCGATTCCTGATGGATGGATATGGCAGGACTTGGGCAATTATTACGGTGCCGGTGCTTCTGCCCTTTGCTGGCGCGAAAACATTTTTGACATTAAATACGAGACCGGCAGTGTTGGTAGTCCGGTAAAAATACTGCGCACTGTGCCGGCCATGCCTTACTTTAACTTCACAAGCGAAGTAACCACATCGGCTGCCGGCTCTGGCGACCATTCATATGCCTATCTGCCTGTCGGCAACAAATCCATGTACATACGGGGAGCTTATGCCATTGATAAGGCCAAGAAAAGTATCAGCGTGGCCCTGCCCGACCCAGCATATGATGCCGCCTTTCGTTTAACCGACACTTTGAAGCGTTTAGGCATCGCCGTAAGCCAAGAACCGGAATCGTTGATTACCTTGAATGCAAAAGGCAGCCCAATGCCGGCTATAGCTAACACGCTAACGGTGCTTTACTCGCCTAACCTGAGCCAGGTAGTTTACTGGCTTAATAAAGAGAGCATTAATCTGTATGCTGAGCAGTTATTAAAAACAATGGCATTAAGAGCAGGCAAAAAGGTATCTACCCATGCCGGTGTCGAGACTGTTCAGAACTTTTGGAAGGTGCGTGGTATTGACCCTAACGCCATTCATATGTATGATGGCAGTGGCCTGTCACCGGGCGACCGCATTACCACTAACGCTTTAGCGCATATTTTACAAACTGCAGTGAACCAGCCCTGGTACAACAGTTTTTATGAAAGCCTGCCCTTATACAACAACATGCACATGAAAAGCGGTACCATTGCCGACGTAGTGGCCTATGCCGGTTATCAGACGCATAACGGTCAGCGTTTATGTTTTTCGGCTATTATCAACAATTATAATGGTTCAACTACCGCAGTAAGACAAAAACTCTTTAAGGTGCTCGACGAGTTGAAATAA
- a CDS encoding Gfo/Idh/MocA family oxidoreductase, protein MENFNWGIIGCGDVTEKKSGPAFNKVPGSKVAAVMRRDAEKAADYAHRHNIGKWYSDAADLLNDGEVNAIYIATPPSSHLEYAIAALQKGLPVYVEKPVTVNAEQAQQIADAVQQYNGRLVVAHYRRRLPMFLKVKELLQQNVIGKVRTVQMRLWQSRKPALVTKNAPNWRTQPDISGGGYFHDLAPHQLDLMLYFFGKPLTYQGFALNQEGLNEADDHVTGSILFENKVVFNGSWSFNVAETENTDLCEIIGTEGKISFSVFGNTINFWNGHTHQTIDFVHPENIQHPMINSVVGYLRGLEPNPCTIDEAVTLMKIIDSFTTKASDK, encoded by the coding sequence ATGGAAAACTTTAACTGGGGTATTATTGGCTGCGGTGATGTAACCGAAAAAAAAAGCGGACCTGCTTTTAACAAAGTACCCGGAAGCAAAGTGGCAGCGGTTATGCGCCGTGATGCCGAAAAAGCTGCTGACTACGCCCATCGCCATAATATTGGTAAATGGTACAGTGATGCAGCCGATTTATTGAATGATGGCGAAGTGAATGCCATTTACATCGCCACCCCACCATCATCGCACCTGGAATACGCCATAGCGGCTTTACAAAAAGGGCTGCCGGTTTATGTAGAAAAGCCGGTAACTGTTAATGCCGAACAAGCACAGCAAATAGCCGATGCCGTTCAGCAATACAATGGAAGGTTGGTAGTAGCACATTATCGCCGCCGGTTGCCTATGTTTTTAAAGGTAAAAGAACTATTGCAGCAAAACGTAATTGGCAAGGTACGTACTGTACAAATGCGCCTTTGGCAAAGCCGTAAACCGGCACTGGTCACTAAAAATGCACCTAACTGGCGCACGCAGCCCGATATATCAGGTGGCGGCTATTTTCATGACCTGGCACCGCACCAGTTAGACCTGATGCTTTACTTTTTTGGCAAACCATTAACCTACCAGGGATTTGCTTTAAACCAGGAAGGGCTTAATGAGGCTGACGACCATGTGACGGGTAGTATCTTATTCGAAAACAAAGTAGTATTTAATGGTTCCTGGAGCTTTAACGTAGCCGAAACGGAGAATACAGATCTTTGTGAAATTATTGGTACGGAAGGAAAAATCAGCTTTTCGGTTTTTGGTAATACCATTAACTTCTGGAATGGACATACCCACCAGACCATTGACTTTGTGCACCCCGAAAATATACAGCATCCTATGATTAACAGCGTAGTAGGTTACTTACGCGGCTTGGAGCCCAACCCATGTACCATTGATGAAGCCGTTACTTTAATGAAAATAATAGACAGCTTTACCACAAAAGCATCAGATAAATAG
- a CDS encoding folylpolyglutamate synthase/dihydrofolate synthase family protein, translating to MNYRETLSYLYDQLPMFTRVGASAFKKDLTNTVALCAKLDNPQHKFKSIHIGGTNGKGSTSHMLAAVLQTAGYKTGLYTSPHLKDFRERIRINGEMISEQEVVDFVAQHQSDFETIEPSFFEMTVALAFDAFARHQVDIAVIEVGLGGRLDSTNIITPLFSVITNIGWDHMNMLGNTLPLIAGEKAGIIKPGIPVIIGERQPEVADVFTKTAAENEAPIMFASDQWDVVPLVQQAKDSTGQQSLLDVTVRSKPENTTVTKYQFRLDLTGTYQLKNIKTVLSAIDVLRSQGWTINDEHIITALKQVKSLTGLQGRWQTLSISPLTICDTGHNPDGIQEVLKNIAAIPYQHLHFVLGMVNDKDISKVLSLLPKADTTYYFSKPDLPRGLDADDLQQQAQAFGLQGEVYASVPLALKAAQHQAGPTDLVFAGGSTFVVAEIV from the coding sequence ATGAACTACCGGGAAACCCTTTCCTACCTCTATGACCAGCTACCCATGTTTACGCGGGTTGGCGCTTCCGCATTTAAAAAAGATTTAACCAACACTGTAGCTCTGTGTGCCAAACTGGATAATCCGCAACATAAATTTAAGAGCATACATATAGGCGGTACAAATGGAAAAGGCTCCACCTCGCACATGCTGGCAGCAGTGTTGCAAACTGCGGGTTATAAAACCGGCTTATATACATCACCGCATCTGAAAGATTTCCGCGAACGCATTCGTATCAACGGCGAGATGATTAGCGAGCAAGAGGTAGTCGATTTTGTAGCACAGCATCAGTCGGACTTTGAAACCATTGAACCTTCTTTTTTTGAGATGACGGTTGCACTGGCATTTGATGCCTTTGCCCGGCACCAGGTAGATATTGCCGTTATTGAGGTAGGTTTAGGCGGCCGACTCGATTCTACCAACATCATTACCCCGCTCTTTTCGGTAATTACTAACATTGGCTGGGACCACATGAATATGCTGGGCAACACCCTACCCCTCATTGCCGGCGAAAAGGCAGGGATCATCAAACCGGGTATCCCGGTTATCATCGGCGAACGTCAGCCTGAGGTAGCCGATGTTTTCACTAAAACAGCTGCCGAAAACGAGGCTCCCATTATGTTTGCATCCGACCAATGGGATGTAGTTCCGTTGGTGCAACAAGCTAAAGATAGCACCGGTCAACAATCCTTACTGGATGTTACAGTACGCTCTAAACCAGAAAATACAACCGTTACTAAGTATCAGTTCCGGTTAGACCTTACCGGTACCTATCAGCTTAAAAACATTAAAACGGTGTTGTCGGCAATAGATGTCTTGCGTAGCCAGGGCTGGACTATTAATGATGAGCACATCATCACCGCCCTAAAACAAGTTAAATCTTTAACAGGGTTGCAAGGCCGCTGGCAAACGCTCAGCATTAGTCCGCTTACCATTTGCGATACCGGGCACAACCCCGATGGCATACAAGAAGTGTTGAAAAACATTGCCGCCATACCCTACCAGCACCTGCATTTTGTTTTAGGTATGGTAAACGATAAAGACATCAGCAAGGTATTAAGCCTGCTGCCTAAAGCTGATACCACTTATTATTTCAGCAAGCCCGATTTGCCCCGAGGTTTAGATGCAGATGATCTGCAGCAGCAAGCCCAGGCATTTGGTTTGCAAGGCGAAGTATATGCTTCGGTACCCTTGGCTTTGAAAGCAGCGCAGCACCAGGCTGGCCCTACCGACTTGGTGTTTGCCGGTGGAAGTACTTTTGTAGTGGCCGAAATTGTGTAA
- a CDS encoding DUF2911 domain-containing protein, protein MKKFLSYLFITGFILTAFTASAQQPKKPRPSPADTVKATLKSGVDVEIAYSQPSVKGRTIGTDIAPYGKWWRTGANEVTGITFSKDVKVEGKPLKAGKYALYTIPGENDWVIIFSNGLKNWGTVYKQEEDVLRVTVKTKKSPEFVEQLKFKIDPSGLISFAWGDKMVAFKVK, encoded by the coding sequence ATGAAAAAATTTTTGAGTTACCTGTTTATTACAGGATTCATCTTAACAGCATTTACAGCATCAGCGCAACAACCTAAAAAGCCAAGGCCAAGTCCGGCAGACACGGTTAAAGCCACTTTAAAAAGCGGCGTTGACGTTGAGATTGCTTATAGCCAGCCGTCGGTTAAAGGACGTACCATTGGCACCGACATTGCCCCTTACGGCAAATGGTGGCGCACCGGCGCTAATGAGGTAACCGGTATTACTTTTAGCAAAGACGTAAAGGTAGAAGGCAAACCTTTAAAAGCGGGTAAATATGCCTTATACACTATACCAGGGGAAAACGATTGGGTAATAATTTTTAGCAATGGATTGAAAAACTGGGGAACAGTTTACAAACAGGAGGAAGATGTTTTGCGTGTAACTGTTAAAACCAAAAAATCGCCTGAGTTTGTAGAACAACTTAAATTTAAAATCGATCCGTCGGGCCTGATCAGCTTTGCCTGGGGCGACAAGATGGTTGCTTTTAAAGTAAAGTAA
- a CDS encoding AI-2E family transporter — MIIKTTPLPFYAKLALVLIGIMSLGFLIHLGKEILDPLIFGFLFAILLLPLCNFFERKLKMPRSMAAFLSIFFLISFVGGIIYLVGTQISNLAKDWPLLKEQVEKSSVDLQMWIQKTFHINAEKQMVYVNDTTDKIVASGTSVLGTTFGAVSSLLLFYVFILIFTFLILFYRRLLFRFILHVFDEESTPVVHNVVESIQSILRKYILGLILEMAIVAGLACIAFWIIGVKYAILLGIITGLFNIIPYVGIFSALLLSTLITFATGAISKALIVAVVVVVLHLVDSNFILPMVVGSKVRLNALITFLGIILGEMLWGLSGMFLSIPVIAIFKIIFDNINDLRPWGYLLGGDYEYNQEAKEEMKTE; from the coding sequence ATGATTATTAAAACTACTCCGCTACCCTTTTACGCCAAATTAGCCTTAGTGCTTATTGGTATTATGTCGCTCGGCTTTCTTATCCACTTAGGTAAAGAAATACTCGATCCGCTTATTTTCGGCTTCCTGTTCGCTATACTATTGCTACCTCTATGCAACTTTTTTGAGCGCAAACTTAAAATGCCGCGCAGTATGGCTGCTTTTCTTTCTATATTTTTTCTTATCTCCTTTGTAGGTGGCATCATTTATCTGGTAGGTACACAAATTTCTAATTTGGCTAAAGACTGGCCCTTGCTCAAAGAACAGGTAGAAAAGTCGTCTGTTGACCTGCAGATGTGGATCCAGAAGACCTTTCACATCAACGCCGAGAAACAAATGGTGTATGTGAACGACACTACCGATAAAATTGTAGCTTCGGGTACCAGCGTTTTAGGCACCACATTTGGCGCAGTATCCTCATTGCTGCTCTTTTATGTTTTCATACTCATCTTCACCTTCCTGATTTTGTTTTACCGCAGATTGCTTTTCAGGTTTATACTGCATGTGTTTGATGAAGAGTCAACCCCGGTGGTACATAATGTGGTTGAAAGCATCCAGAGCATTTTACGTAAATATATTTTAGGCCTTATACTCGAAATGGCTATAGTAGCGGGTTTGGCTTGTATTGCCTTTTGGATAATTGGTGTTAAGTATGCTATACTGTTAGGTATTATTACCGGGCTTTTCAACATCATACCTTATGTAGGTATTTTTTCTGCATTGCTTTTGAGCACACTGATCACTTTTGCCACCGGGGCTATCAGCAAAGCTTTGATTGTAGCTGTGGTGGTTGTAGTACTGCACCTTGTTGATTCTAATTTTATCTTACCTATGGTGGTAGGCTCTAAAGTAAGACTCAACGCTTTAATAACTTTTTTAGGTATTATTTTAGGCGAGATGCTTTGGGGCTTGTCGGGTATGTTCCTGTCTATCCCAGTAATAGCGATATTTAAAATTATATTCGACAATATTAACGACTTGAGGCCATGGGGTTACCTGTTGGGTGGCGATTATGAGTACAATCAGGAAGCTAAGGAAGAAATGAAGACCGAATAA
- a CDS encoding energy transducer TonB produces the protein MDYRQQENNYPKAFLATGIILALLIGLSYFIVFHQPPKEEDGTGGILVNYGTVDEGMGDDYMSTEEPSVAEQANKTKPDKVTPEPPTEKVTPTENTSKEVVTQNTEDAPEINTTKKPTQSVTAQQKPTKEPAKPTINQNALYKGKTNNGTGEGDGTGNTPGNQGKTTGTTLTNNYNGTGSGNGGNLTGMPQRNFLSKPSVSDDSRRTGKVVVDIRVDKDGNVIYARGGARGTTISDQDLIDKCEEAVKRARLNSLDSAPDTQQGTVVFVFRVQ, from the coding sequence ATGGATTATCGTCAGCAGGAAAATAACTATCCTAAAGCATTTTTAGCAACCGGTATTATATTGGCCCTGCTGATTGGCTTGAGTTATTTTATTGTTTTTCATCAGCCTCCTAAAGAGGAGGATGGCACCGGCGGCATCCTGGTTAATTATGGTACGGTAGACGAAGGTATGGGCGATGACTATATGAGCACTGAAGAACCATCGGTAGCAGAGCAGGCTAACAAAACCAAGCCCGACAAGGTAACACCTGAGCCCCCTACCGAAAAAGTAACCCCTACCGAAAATACCAGTAAAGAAGTAGTTACGCAAAATACCGAAGACGCGCCCGAAATTAACACAACTAAAAAACCAACACAGTCGGTAACTGCACAGCAAAAGCCTACAAAAGAGCCGGCTAAGCCTACCATTAATCAAAACGCTTTATACAAAGGTAAAACCAACAACGGCACCGGCGAAGGTGACGGTACTGGTAACACGCCAGGCAACCAAGGCAAGACTACAGGGACAACATTAACCAACAACTACAATGGTACCGGTTCGGGCAACGGCGGTAATTTAACTGGTATGCCGCAACGAAACTTTCTGAGTAAACCATCGGTCAGCGATGACAGTCGCCGCACTGGTAAAGTAGTGGTAGACATTCGGGTAGACAAAGATGGCAACGTTATTTATGCACGTGGCGGTGCCCGCGGCACCACGATTTCCGACCAGGATTTGATTGACAAATGCGAAGAAGCCGTTAAACGTGCCCGTCTAAACTCGCTCGATTCTGCTCCGGACACACAGCAGGGTACGGTGGTGTTTGTATTTAGAGTACAATAG
- a CDS encoding nucleoside phosphorylase codes for MNTISETDLILNADGSIYHLNLLPGDVADTIITVGDQDRVAEVSKHFDRIELVKGKREFITHTGYIGQRRITVISTGIGTDNIDIVLNELDALVNIDFSTRMVNQQLHSLNIIRVGTSGAVQADIDIDTVLVSAAAFGLDPLMQYYEHEVTTDEQKLLENFKNALPYNYALQPYIALAGKTLLGSLAGDFEQGITITAPGFYAPQGRQVRAASATPQLMQIVQQFGHQHQRITNLEMETAGIYGLSRSLGHQAISFNAILANRATHQFSKQPQIVIDNCIKQVLELITSKL; via the coding sequence ATGAATACGATATCAGAAACGGACTTAATCTTAAATGCTGACGGCAGCATATACCACCTTAATTTGTTACCCGGCGATGTTGCCGATACCATAATTACTGTGGGCGACCAGGACCGGGTAGCCGAAGTAAGTAAGCATTTTGACCGCATTGAATTGGTAAAAGGCAAACGCGAGTTTATAACCCATACCGGTTACATTGGCCAAAGGCGAATTACGGTGATATCAACAGGCATTGGTACAGATAATATTGACATTGTGCTAAATGAATTAGATGCGCTGGTAAATATCGACTTTAGTACACGCATGGTCAATCAGCAACTGCATAGCCTTAATATTATTCGCGTAGGTACATCGGGTGCGGTGCAAGCCGATATTGATATAGATACTGTGTTAGTTAGTGCCGCGGCGTTTGGGCTTGACCCGCTGATGCAATATTATGAACACGAGGTTACTACAGATGAGCAAAAACTACTGGAAAACTTCAAGAACGCCCTGCCCTACAATTATGCCCTGCAACCATACATCGCATTGGCCGGAAAAACCTTGCTTGGCTCATTGGCTGGTGATTTTGAACAGGGCATTACCATCACCGCACCCGGTTTTTATGCGCCGCAGGGCAGGCAGGTTAGGGCAGCAAGCGCCACACCGCAACTCATGCAAATTGTTCAGCAGTTCGGTCATCAGCACCAGCGCATTACCAATCTTGAGATGGAAACCGCAGGTATTTACGGTTTGTCACGCTCATTGGGCCATCAGGCTATTTCCTTTAATGCCATATTAGCCAATCGGGCAACGCATCAGTTTAGCAAACAACCGCAAATAGTTATAGACAACTGCATTAAACAGGTACTCGAACTTATTACCTCGAAGTTGTAA
- a CDS encoding biopolymer transporter ExbD, with amino-acid sequence MNLRKKHSRASAEVHTSAMNDIMFFLLLFFLIASTVTNPNVIKLMLPKSSSGQAVSKKTITVSVTQDLRYYVEKKEVPVDALQATLASYKNIASELTIVLHVDRTVAIQDVVQVMDIAQKLNIKLVLATEPK; translated from the coding sequence ATGAATTTAAGAAAAAAACATAGCCGTGCATCAGCCGAGGTACATACCTCGGCCATGAATGATATTATGTTCTTTTTGCTGCTGTTCTTTTTGATTGCATCAACAGTAACCAATCCTAACGTAATTAAACTGATGCTGCCTAAGTCATCATCAGGACAGGCGGTATCAAAAAAAACGATTACTGTTTCAGTAACGCAAGATTTGCGCTATTACGTCGAAAAGAAAGAAGTACCTGTTGATGCCCTGCAAGCCACCCTGGCAAGCTATAAAAATATTGCCAGCGAACTGACTATCGTACTACACGTTGACCGCACCGTTGCAATACAGGACGTAGTGCAGGTAATGGACATTGCACAAAAACTAAACATTAAACTGGTACTGGCTACTGAGCCTAAGTAA
- a CDS encoding amino acid permease has protein sequence MEPTTPQPKLKHELGLLDGTMLVAGSMIGSGIFIVSADIIRNVGSAGWLIAVWLITGFMTLTAAVSYGELSAMFPKAGGQYVYLKEAYNKLIAFLYGWSFFAVIQTGTIAAVGVAFSKFTAYLIPAVSEENILLSVPVTSSFTFNLSAAQLVSIVIIILLTYINTHGVKGGKLIQTTLTLTKLLSLFGLIAFGFLALKGDVWNANWTNAWDMHKLSNTGSVSSYTIAAALGAIAASMVGSIFSSDSWNNVTFIAGEMKNPQRNIGLSLFLGTMIVTIIYVAANFMYLGVLPLQDIATAEKDRVAVAASHVIFGNGGTLVIAVMIMISTFGCNNGLILAGARVYYTMAKDGVFFKRTGTLNENAVPEFGLWIQCLVASILCLSGKYGDLLDMISFVVVIFYVLTIIGIYILRVKRPEAERPYKAFGYPVLPAIYVLMGLTFCTLLIIYKPQYTWPGLIIVLIGIPIYYISQRNVKREDPPYESAV, from the coding sequence ATGGAACCAACTACACCTCAACCAAAATTAAAGCACGAACTGGGTTTGTTAGATGGCACTATGCTGGTAGCAGGCTCTATGATAGGCTCGGGTATTTTCATTGTCAGTGCCGACATTATTCGCAACGTAGGTTCGGCCGGCTGGTTAATAGCGGTGTGGTTAATTACCGGTTTTATGACATTAACAGCGGCCGTAAGCTACGGCGAGCTAAGCGCCATGTTTCCCAAAGCAGGCGGCCAGTATGTTTACCTTAAAGAAGCATACAATAAACTCATCGCCTTTTTATACGGCTGGAGCTTTTTTGCGGTGATACAAACCGGTACTATTGCCGCCGTGGGTGTTGCTTTTTCTAAGTTTACAGCTTATCTTATACCAGCGGTTAGCGAAGAAAATATTTTACTCAGCGTGCCGGTTACCAGTAGCTTTACTTTTAACCTGAGTGCTGCCCAGCTGGTTTCTATCGTTATTATCATTTTACTTACCTACATTAATACCCACGGTGTAAAAGGCGGTAAACTTATACAAACTACCCTTACCCTAACCAAGCTATTAAGTTTGTTCGGGCTGATTGCATTTGGCTTTTTGGCGCTAAAAGGCGATGTGTGGAATGCCAACTGGACCAACGCCTGGGACATGCACAAGCTGAGTAACACTGGCAGTGTGAGCTCTTATACCATAGCGGCTGCATTAGGTGCCATTGCAGCATCAATGGTTGGCTCCATTTTTAGCAGCGACTCCTGGAATAACGTAACCTTTATTGCCGGCGAAATGAAAAACCCGCAACGCAACATTGGGCTAAGTTTATTTTTAGGGACAATGATTGTAACCATCATTTACGTAGCGGCCAACTTTATGTATCTGGGCGTATTACCCCTACAGGACATTGCCACTGCCGAAAAAGACCGTGTAGCCGTAGCAGCCTCGCACGTTATTTTCGGCAACGGGGGTACGCTGGTTATTGCCGTGATGATTATGATATCAACCTTTGGCTGCAACAACGGCCTCATTTTGGCCGGAGCCCGGGTTTACTACACCATGGCCAAAGACGGCGTGTTTTTTAAACGTACTGGTACCTTAAACGAAAATGCTGTACCCGAGTTTGGCTTATGGATACAGTGTTTGGTAGCCAGCATCCTGTGCTTAAGCGGAAAATATGGCGATTTACTAGATATGATCTCTTTTGTGGTCGTGATTTTTTATGTGTTAACGATTATTGGCATCTATATTTTGCGTGTTAAACGCCCTGAGGCAGAGCGCCCTTACAAAGCTTTTGGCTACCCTGTTTTGCCAGCTATTTATGTACTTATGGGGCTAACGTTTTGTACGCTTTTAATTATATACAAACCTCAATACACTTGGCCCGGCTTGATTATTGTGCTTATCGGTATACCCATCTATTATATTTCGCAACGCAACGTCAAACGTGAGGATCCTCCTTACGAGTCAGCTGTGTAG
- the mgrA gene encoding L-glyceraldehyde 3-phosphate reductase: MTYLPSSTRYQNMPYRRCGKSGILLPAISLGLWHNFGGVDVFENYRKILHLAFDSGITHFDLANNYGPPYGSAEENFGRLLKKDFSAYRDELIISSKAGYDMWPGPYGNWGSKKYLVASLNQSLKRMALDYVDIFYHHRPDPDTPLEETMGALDLLVRQGKALYVGISNYRADDAKKAFTILKELGTPCLIHQPKYSMFERWVEGGLLDVLEQEGVGCIPFSPLAQGLLTNKYLNGIPQDSRAAKTTGHLQTGQITEQSIAQVKQLNELAVQRNQTLAQMALAWLMKDPRVTSVLIGASKPEQLADSLQCLENTSFSAEELTQIETILQNQP, encoded by the coding sequence ATGACTTACCTACCATCGTCAACCCGTTACCAAAACATGCCTTACCGCCGTTGCGGTAAAAGCGGCATTTTACTGCCGGCCATTTCATTGGGCTTATGGCATAATTTCGGCGGTGTTGATGTTTTTGAAAATTACCGGAAAATACTGCACCTGGCGTTTGATAGCGGCATTACGCATTTCGACTTAGCCAATAATTATGGTCCGCCTTATGGTTCGGCCGAAGAGAACTTTGGTCGGCTGCTAAAAAAAGATTTTTCGGCTTATCGCGATGAACTGATTATTTCGAGCAAAGCCGGATATGATATGTGGCCTGGCCCTTATGGTAACTGGGGATCAAAAAAATACCTGGTAGCCAGCTTAAACCAAAGCCTGAAGAGGATGGCTTTAGACTATGTCGATATTTTTTATCATCACCGTCCAGACCCCGATACACCCCTTGAGGAAACTATGGGCGCACTTGATTTGCTGGTACGCCAGGGTAAAGCTTTATATGTAGGCATATCTAATTACAGAGCAGACGACGCTAAAAAAGCCTTTACAATCTTGAAAGAGCTGGGTACACCATGTTTAATCCATCAACCTAAGTACTCGATGTTTGAACGTTGGGTAGAGGGCGGGTTGCTGGATGTACTGGAACAGGAAGGCGTGGGTTGTATACCGTTTTCGCCGCTGGCGCAAGGACTGCTTACCAATAAATACCTTAACGGTATTCCGCAAGATTCGAGGGCTGCCAAAACAACCGGGCACTTGCAAACCGGGCAAATAACAGAACAAAGCATTGCGCAGGTAAAGCAGCTGAATGAGTTAGCCGTACAGCGTAACCAAACCTTAGCGCAAATGGCATTGGCCTGGTTGATGAAAGACCCGCGCGTTACCTCGGTACTGATTGGTGCCAGCAAGCCCGAACAGTTGGCCGACTCGCTGCAATGCCTGGAGAATACCAGTTTTAGCGCTGAGGAGTTAACTCAAATCGAAACAATTTTACAAAACCAACCCTGA
- a CDS encoding DUF6496 domain-containing protein, translating to MAKYSAKAQEKVGETMHEMKEGKLKSGKSDRKVTNPKQAIAIGLSEARKEGAKVPKKSSSK from the coding sequence ATGGCCAAGTACTCAGCTAAAGCACAGGAAAAGGTTGGCGAAACCATGCATGAAATGAAAGAAGGTAAGCTTAAAAGTGGCAAAAGTGATAGAAAAGTAACTAATCCTAAGCAGGCTATCGCCATTGGCCTGTCAGAAGCGCGTAAAGAAGGAGCCAAGGTGCCTAAAAAGTCTTCGTCAAAATAA